One window of Sphingobium sp. HWE2-09 genomic DNA carries:
- a CDS encoding fatty acid desaturase — MPDDRGSRCTVDDAFDHGAKPSGIEWPTLLLAIGIYAAWLLITAFHASVPFWLLGVVGGVIIAWHGSLQHEIIHGHPTATKWFNGMLGVVPLSLWLPFSIYHRSHLAHHRAEHITHPLDDPESHYVSHDHGWRARFATWEGGLIARLILGPPIRIMAFLLDETERAWRHPLDWPRDWVPHMLALWPILWWLNHVNLPITDYVLAFVYPGTALTLLRSFAEHRADADAGRRAAIVRRGGVFGLLFLNNNLHAVHHARPDLPWYRLPDHLLQNEQIFAAAPVYASYADVIRRFAWTPNDGIVHPAFRGQEDWV, encoded by the coding sequence ATGCCTGACGATCGTGGATCGCGTTGCACCGTTGACGACGCGTTCGATCATGGAGCGAAGCCATCCGGTATCGAGTGGCCCACATTGCTGCTGGCCATCGGCATCTACGCCGCTTGGCTGCTCATTACCGCGTTCCACGCCAGTGTACCGTTCTGGCTGCTGGGGGTTGTCGGCGGCGTGATCATTGCCTGGCATGGATCGTTGCAGCATGAAATCATTCATGGGCATCCTACCGCCACCAAATGGTTCAACGGGATGCTGGGCGTCGTGCCGCTATCCCTATGGCTACCCTTTTCCATCTATCACCGCTCCCATCTCGCCCATCATCGCGCCGAACATATCACCCATCCTCTGGACGATCCGGAAAGTCATTATGTCAGCCATGACCATGGCTGGCGGGCGCGTTTCGCGACATGGGAAGGGGGATTGATCGCCCGGCTGATTCTCGGCCCGCCGATCCGCATAATGGCTTTTCTGCTAGATGAAACGGAAAGGGCATGGCGCCATCCACTGGACTGGCCGCGGGACTGGGTGCCGCATATGCTTGCGTTATGGCCCATTCTCTGGTGGCTGAACCATGTGAACCTGCCGATCACCGATTATGTGCTTGCCTTCGTCTATCCCGGCACGGCGCTGACCTTGTTGCGCTCCTTCGCGGAACATAGGGCCGATGCCGATGCTGGCCGACGCGCCGCGATCGTGCGTCGTGGCGGGGTGTTCGGGCTATTGTTCCTGAACAATAACCTCCATGCAGTCCATCATGCACGGCCAGATCTGCCCTGGTATCGGTTGCCCGATCATCTGCTGCAGAACGAACAGATATTTGCGGCGGCGCCCGTCTATGCCAGCTATGCCGATGTCATCCGCCGCTTTGCATGGACGCCGAACGACGGCATCGTGCATCCGGCTTTTCGCGGGCAAGAGGATTGGGTTTGA
- a CDS encoding phosphate/phosphite/phosphonate ABC transporter substrate-binding protein, producing MYDLPWLHMANDDLWRVVAACLTANGIEDVPTFLTRNVDLHALWRSPDLLLAQTCGYPLVRELEGHAVLLATPHYIAEGCEGPYHRSAILVRADDPAADIADLKGRRAGMNDRRSNSGMNLLRDAVAPYADGATFFASVQVTGSHADSLMALLTGAIDVAAIDCITLAHLRSRYPQQAAQLRVLAWTRAVPGLPLILSMTQAHHREQLLMALRHASIDPMGQASLHTLRIGGFSALSWDDYAIIRTIEQQAIESGYPVLQ from the coding sequence ATGTATGATCTACCTTGGTTGCATATGGCCAATGACGACCTGTGGCGCGTAGTCGCGGCCTGCCTGACGGCGAACGGCATAGAGGATGTGCCGACATTTTTGACGAGGAACGTCGACCTGCACGCGCTGTGGCGATCGCCTGACCTGCTGCTGGCGCAGACGTGCGGCTACCCACTGGTGCGCGAGTTGGAGGGGCACGCAGTCTTGCTAGCGACGCCCCATTATATCGCGGAAGGATGCGAAGGCCCCTATCATCGCTCCGCCATCCTGGTGCGGGCAGATGATCCAGCGGCCGATATCGCCGATCTGAAGGGGCGTCGTGCCGGCATGAACGATAGGCGCTCGAACAGTGGCATGAACCTGTTGCGCGATGCCGTAGCACCCTACGCGGATGGCGCGACCTTTTTCGCTTCCGTGCAGGTGACGGGATCGCATGCCGACAGCTTGATGGCCTTGTTGACCGGCGCGATCGATGTGGCAGCGATCGATTGCATCACCCTGGCGCACTTGCGTAGCCGATATCCACAGCAAGCCGCGCAGCTGCGCGTACTGGCCTGGACGCGAGCCGTGCCCGGCCTGCCGCTCATCCTGTCGATGACCCAGGCTCATCATAGGGAACAGCTATTGATGGCGCTGCGCCATGCCAGCATTGATCCGATGGGGCAGGCCAGTCTCCATACCCTGCGCATCGGCGGTTTTTCCGCCCTAAGCTGGGACGATTATGCCATTATTCGTACGATCGAACAGCAGGCGATTGAGAGCGGCTATCCGGTTCTTCAATAA
- a CDS encoding MFS transporter → MARIRWLTYLMFLMFAMTSESVGVIIPSVIREFNLGLTAGGSFHYATMSGIALGGVLLGSLADRLGRKVTILIGLGLFGLSASLFAWISSFGLFLVLLFIGGIAVGIFKTAALALIGDISTSTRAHTATMNVVEGFFGIGAIIGPAIVAYLLSHNASWKWLYLIAAIFCGLLMIVAWRVPYPQMRATAPDGAPLADMLAMLRNRYALAFSSGIMLYVGVETAIYVWMPTLLAGYSSPGWQWAVYALSIFFILRVIGRFGGFWLLERYDWTSVMAVCGIAILLCFACAIWGGRPFAVVALPLSGLFMSVIYPTLNSKGISCFPKAQHGAISGIILFFTCVSAVVAPLFMGLMGEYLGDAIYGFYLATAFAAVLAAGLVLNMIFDPASAELRRRGEVDY, encoded by the coding sequence ATGGCGCGCATCCGCTGGCTCACCTACCTCATGTTCCTGATGTTCGCGATGACATCGGAATCGGTCGGCGTCATCATCCCGTCCGTCATCCGCGAATTTAACCTGGGCCTGACCGCAGGTGGATCGTTCCACTATGCGACGATGAGCGGCATTGCGCTGGGCGGCGTGCTACTTGGTTCGCTGGCTGACCGTCTGGGGCGCAAGGTGACGATCCTGATCGGCCTCGGCCTGTTCGGCCTCAGCGCCTCGCTCTTCGCCTGGATCAGCAGCTTCGGCCTCTTCCTCGTCCTGCTCTTCATCGGCGGCATTGCCGTGGGCATCTTCAAGACCGCCGCGCTCGCGCTGATCGGCGACATATCCACTTCCACCCGCGCCCACACCGCGACCATGAACGTGGTGGAGGGGTTTTTCGGCATCGGCGCGATCATCGGCCCGGCCATCGTCGCCTATCTCCTGTCGCACAACGCCTCATGGAAATGGCTCTATCTCATCGCCGCCATCTTCTGCGGCCTACTCATGATCGTCGCCTGGCGAGTCCCCTATCCGCAGATGCGCGCCACCGCTCCGGACGGCGCGCCCCTGGCCGACATGCTCGCCATGCTGCGCAATCGCTACGCGTTGGCGTTTAGCAGCGGCATCATGCTCTATGTCGGCGTGGAAACCGCCATCTATGTCTGGATGCCCACCCTACTCGCGGGCTATAGCAGCCCCGGCTGGCAATGGGCCGTCTATGCGCTGTCGATCTTCTTCATCCTGCGCGTGATCGGCCGGTTCGGCGGCTTCTGGCTGCTGGAGCGTTACGACTGGACCAGCGTCATGGCTGTCTGCGGCATCGCCATCCTGCTCTGCTTCGCCTGCGCGATATGGGGCGGACGGCCTTTCGCCGTCGTCGCCCTGCCGCTTTCGGGCCTGTTCATGTCGGTCATATATCCGACCCTGAACTCAAAGGGGATCAGCTGCTTTCCCAAGGCGCAGCATGGCGCGATCTCCGGCATCATCCTCTTTTTCACCTGCGTCAGCGCCGTGGTGGCACCGCTGTTCATGGGGTTGATGGGCGAATATCTGGGCGATGCGATTTACGGATTCTATCTGGCTACGGCGTTTGCAGCGGTCCTGGCTGCAGGCCTTGTGCTCAACATGATTTTTGACCCGGCAAGCGCCGAATTGCGGCGGCGTGGTGAAGTCGATTATTAA
- a CDS encoding DUF3237 family protein, with protein MADQPDDILPSRRGLLVAAGALATGLIDTQAVAAQSKADDTPRAEFVYEAIVTLGPAEEIGMTPHGKRVRIPITGGTFKGPRISGTIFPEGMDWQLVRADGFTELEAAYLMREADGTVIHIRNRGLAGKGYAKTTATFEVPNGPHGWLNEATFAGTVGPVPEMTTPAVRIRMYKLV; from the coding sequence ATGGCGGACCAACCTGACGACATTCTGCCATCGCGCAGAGGGCTTCTGGTCGCGGCAGGCGCTTTGGCGACCGGCCTGATCGACACACAGGCCGTGGCCGCGCAATCCAAAGCCGACGACACGCCACGGGCGGAATTCGTCTATGAAGCCATCGTCACCCTCGGCCCGGCCGAAGAGATCGGCATGACCCCGCACGGCAAGCGCGTCCGCATCCCCATTACCGGCGGCACGTTCAAGGGGCCACGGATCAGCGGCACGATCTTCCCCGAAGGCATGGACTGGCAACTGGTCCGCGCCGACGGTTTCACCGAATTGGAAGCTGCCTATCTGATGCGCGAAGCCGACGGCACCGTCATCCATATCCGCAACAGGGGGCTGGCCGGTAAAGGCTATGCCAAAACGACTGCGACCTTCGAAGTCCCCAACGGTCCCCATGGCTGGCTTAACGAAGCCACGTTCGCCGGCACCGTGGGTCCGGTCCCAGAAATGACAACGCCCGCCGTGCGCATCCGCATGTATAAGCTGGTCTGA
- a CDS encoding SDR family NAD(P)-dependent oxidoreductase, whose protein sequence is MSRIFPEGAVAVFGGSGGIGKGVALEFARAGTDVAIFYRSKKDSAEDVAADIRAMGCQASIHQADARSYEELEAGFAGAVDAHGRIHSIVWGAGPIVAQVPLADWSIEQFRASMEIEAFGFYYAARIAIPHFRAKGGGSFVHLGSGGHDWWPHLDGLSVAPKACNESLVKGIAKEEGVHEIRANSVLVGVIDAGQFKVGQKEGYFDAEWERNVKAMLPIKRWGKAEDIGKAAVFLASDNANYVTGQTISVAGGFGV, encoded by the coding sequence ATGAGCAGGATATTTCCTGAAGGCGCCGTCGCGGTTTTCGGTGGCAGCGGCGGGATCGGCAAAGGCGTTGCGCTGGAGTTTGCCAGGGCAGGCACTGACGTGGCGATCTTTTATCGATCGAAGAAGGACAGCGCGGAGGACGTCGCTGCAGATATCCGCGCGATGGGCTGCCAGGCCAGTATCCACCAAGCCGACGCGCGTAGCTACGAAGAGTTGGAAGCCGGTTTTGCAGGCGCCGTCGATGCCCATGGACGCATCCACAGCATCGTCTGGGGCGCCGGTCCGATCGTGGCGCAGGTGCCGCTAGCCGACTGGTCGATCGAACAGTTCCGCGCATCGATGGAGATTGAGGCATTCGGCTTCTACTATGCCGCTCGCATCGCCATCCCCCACTTTCGCGCCAAGGGCGGCGGATCGTTCGTTCACCTGGGGTCGGGCGGGCATGACTGGTGGCCGCATCTGGATGGCCTTTCGGTCGCGCCCAAGGCCTGCAACGAGTCCTTGGTCAAAGGCATCGCCAAGGAAGAAGGCGTGCACGAAATTCGCGCCAACTCCGTGCTCGTCGGCGTAATCGACGCAGGCCAGTTCAAGGTTGGCCAGAAAGAAGGCTATTTCGACGCCGAATGGGAACGGAACGTCAAGGCCATGCTGCCCATCAAGCGCTGGGGCAAGGCGGAGGATATCGGCAAGGCTGCCGTGTTCCTGGCGTCCGATAACGCCAATTATGTCACCGGCCAGACCATCTCGGTCGCAGGTGGTTTTGGCGTCTGA
- a CDS encoding Rieske 2Fe-2S domain-containing protein yields the protein MARTADYNLGEYTFPRGWLMVARATDVTDAPAALRMLGRDLVIYRGGSGRIVLLDAYCPHMQAHLAADQTSGAAANRIEGDSIRCPYHSWRFGPDGQCDHIPYFDGKIPAAAKIRAYIVEERFGCVFAWHDPEEGAPDYALPLLPEWDDPHWLRDDYDDLGTLDVHPQEILDNLVDTRHFGPIHGQKIAYFNSVFDGVVGKQISGGGHETMTSEGGVLDVDAFYTGPGILIARYSGETDAVQIICHTPKEDGVTQVWHSIVTRALHNPPTDGDLELRTQYHRGGLAAFSQDFAIWRTKAPAFHILRLPTDGPFHRGRVWYRQFYNPRAMAADFQARANGVHHTDGTPPAPDLQAAE from the coding sequence ATGGCGCGAACCGCTGACTATAATCTGGGGGAATATACATTCCCTCGTGGCTGGCTGATGGTCGCACGGGCGACGGACGTCACCGACGCACCCGCGGCGTTGCGCATGTTGGGACGCGACCTGGTAATCTATCGTGGCGGGTCGGGCCGGATCGTTTTACTCGACGCCTATTGCCCGCATATGCAAGCGCATCTCGCCGCCGACCAGACCTCTGGCGCCGCCGCCAATCGCATCGAAGGCGATTCCATTCGCTGCCCCTATCATAGCTGGCGCTTCGGGCCGGACGGCCAATGCGATCATATTCCTTATTTTGACGGCAAGATCCCGGCCGCGGCAAAGATACGCGCCTATATCGTGGAGGAGCGGTTCGGCTGCGTGTTCGCATGGCACGATCCGGAGGAGGGCGCGCCCGACTATGCATTGCCGCTCTTGCCCGAATGGGACGACCCCCATTGGCTACGCGACGACTATGACGACCTGGGCACGTTGGACGTTCACCCGCAGGAAATCCTCGATAATTTGGTCGATACACGACATTTCGGTCCGATTCATGGGCAGAAGATCGCCTATTTCAATTCGGTGTTCGATGGCGTGGTGGGTAAGCAAATATCGGGTGGCGGTCATGAAACCATGACCAGCGAGGGCGGCGTGTTGGACGTGGACGCCTTTTATACCGGGCCGGGCATCCTCATCGCGCGCTATTCGGGCGAAACCGACGCCGTCCAGATCATTTGCCACACACCCAAAGAAGATGGGGTGACGCAGGTGTGGCACAGCATCGTTACGCGCGCGCTGCACAACCCGCCAACAGATGGAGACCTGGAATTGCGTACGCAATATCATCGGGGTGGCCTTGCGGCCTTCTCGCAGGATTTCGCGATCTGGAGGACCAAGGCGCCTGCATTCCATATTTTGCGCCTTCCCACTGACGGTCCGTTCCATCGTGGCCGCGTCTGGTATCGGCAATTCTACAATCCGCGCGCCATGGCTGCCGACTTTCAGGCCCGCGCCAATGGCGTGCATCACACCGACGGCACGCCTCCAGCGCCCGATTTGCAGGCGGCGGAATAA
- a CDS encoding helix-turn-helix domain-containing protein has product MSGGMRPATATILASLRRQLKGQGIRVSQLADALSVAEPTVWRWLRGEGLTLDRLDEICGIAGIDLRNLVEKTDDGLQQSFTLSQERVLAADRRLALVFFSILNGAQREEIAQSFGLSPELLDTHLKRLDRLGLIDLPSRGRIRAKTSRSVRWRRGGPLAVAFEKTVKPLFMSMDFGAADARYVSDMVALTETGRERILALFDALREDVHLIAEQEAVVQQDARHWSGVLMMVRPLDIGEVTQEWNDRANRRGPRSGVSS; this is encoded by the coding sequence ATGTCTGGTGGCATGCGTCCCGCGACGGCTACGATCCTTGCATCGCTGAGGCGGCAGTTGAAGGGTCAGGGCATTCGAGTGAGCCAATTGGCAGATGCATTAAGCGTGGCGGAGCCGACCGTGTGGCGTTGGTTGCGGGGTGAAGGACTGACGCTCGATCGTCTCGATGAAATATGCGGGATCGCGGGGATCGACCTGCGGAACTTGGTTGAAAAGACCGATGACGGCTTGCAGCAGAGTTTCACCCTGTCTCAAGAAAGGGTGCTTGCTGCTGACCGACGGCTGGCGCTGGTGTTTTTCTCTATTCTCAATGGCGCGCAGAGAGAGGAAATAGCGCAGTCGTTCGGACTGTCTCCCGAGTTGTTGGATACCCATTTGAAAAGGCTGGACCGATTGGGCCTAATCGATCTGCCTTCGCGCGGTCGCATTCGCGCAAAAACCAGCCGTTCCGTCAGATGGCGGCGTGGTGGCCCGTTGGCGGTCGCATTCGAGAAAACGGTGAAGCCACTTTTCATGTCGATGGATTTTGGTGCGGCAGACGCGCGCTATGTGTCGGACATGGTCGCCCTGACCGAAACAGGCCGCGAGCGCATCTTGGCTCTGTTCGATGCTCTGCGCGAGGACGTTCACCTGATTGCCGAACAAGAGGCGGTTGTGCAGCAGGATGCGCGCCACTGGAGCGGCGTGCTGATGATGGTTCGGCCGCTCGATATCGGCGAGGTGACGCAGGAATGGAACGACCGTGCCAATCGGCGGGGGCCGCGATCGGGCGTCTCGTCGTGA